The DNA sequence CCTAGCGATATCGACTAACTCCTGAAAGTCCCCTGGAAGACCAGCCGTAGATATCCCTACCCTCTCGTTTATCAGGAAAACCTTCCTAGCTGACTTGCTGAGGATGAAGCTACTGTAAGAGACTCTCCTATCTGCTGCTAGGACCACGCCCTTGTCGAACTTAAGCCCCAGAGCTGTCGCTAGTACCACCTTAACACCCCATCAACTTCATCTCGTAAGCCCCGGGCGGGATTCGAACCCGCGCCCTCCGCCTTACCAAGGCGGCGCTCCGACCGGGCTGAGCTACCGGGGCCATGTAGGTCATCGGTTACTCACTTATAAATGATGCTAACGGTGCCTTAGCATCGGGATCAGGCTAATCACCATCACCGATAAGATCAGGAAATATGGAAGTATGGATGCGGAGCCCTCTGATTTTCCCATCTTCACCTCAATCCTATCTCCTGCTTTGAAATAACCGGCATAACTCGTAGAAAGTGTTGTGATGTATATGAACGTCCCCTCATCATCTCTATACCACTCAAAGTGAGGTTCGGGTACCTCAGATACGATGGATGGATTTCCAACCTCCCGTAACATGAGGAACAGCGTTGGGGTTGTCTCTTCTACCTCGATGACGTACCTCCCACTGCCACCGGAGGTCTTGAAAGGGAGTCTCATACCTTGAATCCTGAGAGTTGGATCCCCTAGGAGGACCTCGCTAGCTGATTCGATTGTTTGACCCGCTGAGCTGCCTATCTTCAAGTTATTCACGATTTTAACAGCCTCTCCCAAGCTATTCCCGCTCATCAGGAGCAAGATGAGGAGATCCGGATGAGAGGTACCGAACTCCGATTTCAAGCTGAACTCCGCCTTCGTCGATCCCACGTAAGCTAAGGCACCCGAGTCCAGGAATGAGTATGCTACTGAACTTTCAGGGCCGCTAATATCTGAAAATTTTAATGTATTACATGACAATGTAATAATTATAGAGCCAAATACATCTAATTGTTTAACTGTATGCGCGGTCATTACAGGGTATCCGTCGTACCTCAGAGCCATTGTGTAAGGGTTACCGTGCAAAGAGAGGTATATGAGGCTTCTTCTCACGTTCAATAAGGATTTCACGACCTCCTCAGTCAGGTTAGAGTAACTTAAATCGGGGTAGTACACCTTTGGATGGAGTCCGAGGATCGAGGAGATTCTCTCAACTTTCCTAGTTATCGGTAGGTCCTCGATGAGGGATATCCCCAAAAACGCCTGGAGCCCAGCACGTTCGAGGATCACATCCGATAGTAACATCATGAAAGGTGTTTCTAAATAATTTCCTGTTAAAAGGCCAAATGATACATCTAAATAGGGATCCTCGTCTAACTTAGTAAAATAATTTATCAGTTTTGAGTACCTATCGGAGTTGCCTCTCCAAAGGGGGGTGGTCACCACGATCACATCCTCCACCCCCCTCAGGTAGGAGGGGTCAAAGCCCGCGTCCATATCTATGAGAGACGCTTCCTTGAGGATCGCTGTGTAGGCCGCCAAGAAGGCGTAATCACTGCCATCTGAGCTGAAGAACACGACTGACACATTACTCTTACCTCTCAAGAGTTGGATCTCGAACTCCCTCACATGCTCAGATAGGAGCGGTAACTCCTCCACCCGGATCCCCCTTCCGAGTCTGGATGCGTAAAGGAGCGTGTAAGCTAGCTCATGAGGATTCATCCCCCTTATTATCTCGTCACCCCTACTTTTGTTTAAAATTTTAAACAATAATCCATTATTTGATAATAAGTTAGCGATTCTCTCGGGATTATTTGTTAAAATGAACCTATATATGCCCTCCCTGACCTGGTGAATGTACTCTACTAAGCTAGCCGGACTCTCAGCTACCAGAACTACCGTGTTACTATACCCATGGGAAATAAAAGTAGTGTCTAAGATCGGGAAGATTGCAATTAAAATTATCGTAATGAGGAAGAAAGGTTTTATTATATCCCTCAACACTCATTTCTCCCCGCAGATCTTCTTAAGCATCAGTACGTAGTGAGAATCCCCGAACCCGTACTCTCTAACTACTCCTTCTAGGTCGTGAGATATGAAACAGGGGCTGCTACAGACAGGTGTTCTCTTCACGTAGAAGGCTATGGCCCTCCACTCCTCCTCATCCTTGATCGCTTCAGGAAGTTCCGAGAATTTCCTCTTAGAGGATAGCACTCCCCTCAGGAAAGCGAGCGTTAGGTCCGATATAAACCTTAGCGATCTCTCTGATGAGAAGCCGTATTGTTGAGCTAATCTGATAACGGCTGAGGAGATTTCCTCCTCCAAATCCTCAATACTGTTCTTCATAAGCCTTCTCTCAATCCGATATGAACCATTTAAAAAAACTAGGTGATGTCCCTCATAGCACCTCAATGCGTCGCTCGACCTAGTTCATTAAAGAAACTTCCATGTAAGGGACATTCAATGATTCATTTTTACGTTCAGCTGGAGCATGAGGTATCTCATAGCTCCGATGCGTGACGTAACTGATCTCAAGCTCTACTGTCAAGTGCGGCCGCCGGGATTTGAACCCGGGTCTCCGGCTTGGAAGGCTCAAATGGGGTTTGTTTCATCCGTTTTAGGGATGATTTTTTAAGATATACTTCTGGTAAGTATAATCTTTGACTGTTAAGGGGATGCTGAGTTATCGAGTTTCTTGGCGATAGGCTTCTGAGAGGTCCTGAGGACTTTCGGGACTAAAATTTGTGCTGGGAATTAATAAATCAAGGGATAAGGCGGTGTAGGAGAATCCCTGACATTAATGAGAGAATTGCACGTTTGAAGGGGTTATTTAGGGAGAAGCAAGATGAGATGGTTGCCTTAGCCCTCGGAGAAGAGCTTGAGACTTGTGGAGAGCTGGAAGAAGCGTTAAGATACTTTGAGGAGGCTGAGAGACTCTCTTCCCTACATACTTACAAAGAGAAGGAAAGAAGGGTTACATTAAGGGTAAGAGACAAAATTTTTGAGAAGCGAAAGAAGATTAAAGTGATCGAGGAGTCCCTATCACAGGGATAACAAAGATAAATCTTGATGAGTATGATACACAAACGACGCTCATAGTTGCCGCTCATATGAAAACAAAAATATGGGATCTTGATGAGAACACGTCGAAATTCGTCCCGGCGGGAATGACGTACCAAGGAGATATCTTCCGGAAATTTTTGAGTGGGCAGAAAAGAGCGACTCAGAGCGAAAGGGTTTCAAGTGGATAGCTTTGGGCGCAAAGTGTGGTTATATTGAGCCGTGGCACACCTATAAGCAATTGTAATGTAACGTTTAGTGACGAAGTAACCGGGTCAATATCAGATGAAACGCTTTGTAGAGAGGTAATGTATTAAACCAGGCGATCAGTGTCCCTCTAAAGAGCTTCGGGAGAATAATATGTTTTGGAAGCAGGGTCTACATCGACAAAGTTAGAAAAATCACTTAGATCTTTAGCTATATGAGTAGCTGCGTTAGAATAATTTTGATATGGAAAAACCGTCACCTCATATAAATATATGTCGCCCATCCGCTCTACAAATCTACATTTTCTATTAGCCATTAATTAAACTGACCATATCACCATATTATCTTTGAATATAACTCCCTTCGTTCTATTACATAGGTTTTCCACCGGGCATTGACCGCATTTTCTGTATGCGCATAGTTTTGAGCCTATATTCCGTATAGGCTCATCGAGCTTCCATGGGGCTACACCAAGGGCTTTAGCAACCTCCCTCCAAGTATTCTGTATTATGATTTTCAGTGGACCATCGTTCACGCACCCCTGAAACTTTCCGCTCTTAAGCCTTAACACGCCAGTATAGATTGTGAAGCGGGCTACCTGCTTATCAACCGGGATATCAAGCTCATCCAGGTCCTTAACTTTGAATAGGCCTGTCTCACTCATGGCCCTGATATAGAAGTTCGCAAGCTTATCGCCGCGCAGATATGGGAAATCTCTAAGCCTCTCTCTAATCTCCTCTATTGTTAGGGGTTGAGGTGTTATGTTCCTCGGGTCTCCACAATACTTATCCATTAAAATGGCGGAAATCTTCTTCCAAGTCCTAGCCGCGGAGGAACTAAACCTCGCCCCAAGCCTCCTTAGAAAAACCTCTAAAGTCCTCTCGTTAACAATCAGAATCTTCTCGGGTGTAAACCTCTCAGGATAAAGCTCGTATGCTTCTCGGACCCTGCTCCATAACTTCTCAGCATCAGTCATATAATCGATGGAGATAACGTAAGTTAAGTATAGCGCATGTTCACGTGTTCCAGCCATAAGATTACGGGGCAAACGATACTCTGGCATGGAGACAAGCCAGCTCCCACTCCTGATCAAATCAAACAGAACCTCAGCAATCCTAAAAGCCCTATCAAAATCAACCTCAAACTCAACGGGAAAACGCAGCAAGTCCTCCATCTACCTAATTGATAATCCCTAGAAAAAACCTAAAAAGATTACGTAAAAATTCACACTGAAGGAGGGCTTTAAGCAACAAGATTTTTGGTGCGGCCGCCGGGATTTGAACCCGGGTCTCCGGCTTGGAGGGCCGGCATCCTGTCCAGGCTAGACTACGGCCGCCCTTAGCGGTTGGAGAGCGAAGACCTAAAAACTTTGGGGTCCCAACGGTCTCTAGAAGTTGCGATTTTTTATATAATAACACTAATATTATAATAATAATTTTCTATAGAAGTGGATTGTTATAAAAATTTTATTGATAATTATATGTGTAACTTAAGTTATTTTACTTTATGAATACTTCTAGAAAAGTTTCATAGAAAGCTTTATATATAGTTTCACTCGTTATTTTTCGGCAATCTACGAAGAGGGTGGTGAGTTAGCTGTCTGAAAATTTTAGGAGGCACCGGGTCCAAGAGAGCGGACCTGTCGATGAGGAAATTATCACCTGCCCCAGGTGCGGTAGCAAGAATGTGGTTGAGGATCCTAATACCGGAGACCTTATCTGCCAGAACTGCGGGTTAATACTAGACTCCAGCGCTTTAGATTTCTCCAAAGACTGGAGAGCATTCGATTCCGATGAGTACATCGAGAGGGCCCATGCAGGAGCTCCGATAACCCCCCTCAGACCGAGCTTCGGTTTAGATACGGATATCGTGCTGACTAAGGGAGCGAGCAAGAAATCAGTGAACCAGTTAAAGAGAGCTCAGAAGCATGCTGCTGACTCCAAGGAGAAGACCATAGAACCGGCACTCAGGAAGATAAGGGATGCTGCTGACTCCCTGACCTTACCGCAGGAGACGATAGAGGACGCTGCTGCTCTCTACAGGATGGCAGCTAGAGCGGGTCTCGTCAAGGGTAGGAGCATGGACGCGATGGTTGCGGCAGTGATCTACGCCGCTTGTAGGAGAACGGATGTACCTAAGACCCTAGAGGAGATATCTAAGTTCTTCGCTTTAGAGGAGAAGGAAGTCGGAAGGAGTTTCAGATTCCTCTTCAGGAAGCTCAGGATAAGGATACCACCACCTAAGCCGGAGAACTTCGTCTACTTAATAGCGTCGAAGCTCTCCCTACCTGAGGAAGCTGCAACTCAAGCGATAAGGATAATAAGGATAGCTAAGAGGAACGGAGCCACTATGGGGAGGGAGCCTGTGGGAGTTGCTGCAGCAGCTGTTTACATGGCTTGTCAGGAATTGGGTATCCACAGGACGCAGAGGGAGCTCGCTCAGGCTGCGAACGTTACCGAGGTCACCGTGAGGAACAGGTATAAGGAGTTGTTAGCTAAGGCTAAGGATGACTGGTTAGTGGAGGTAGGGGAAGAGAAGTTAGAGGAGATAAAGAAGAGGGTCTCAGAGCATTTGAAGTCCTCTCAAGCCGTACAACCCGTTAAGTAACGCACCGAAAGGTTAATATATTCTGCCGTAGGATCGCGTGTGTAAGGAGCTGTGAGAGGGGGGTCCCCTTGTATCAGTGCCTCAGGTGCGGGTACCTCTTCACTAAGGAGGAGATGGAGGAGTACTTCAAGGATTACAAGTGTCCGAGATGCGGCTATAGGATACTTAGGAAGGTGAGGAAGGAGGAACCTAAGGTTGTGAAGGCGATCTGAAAATGAGCTCGCAGAGGATATTTAGGGAGATACTCTCCTTGTTAGTGATATTCATCGTCTTCCTGACGATATTTCAAGTTATAATCCCGCAGATATCGGGAGTTCCAACACCATTCACCGTTGTAACTTCTGGGTCCATGAAGCCGACGTTGGAACCCGGTGATCTCGTGATCGTCGTTGGTTGTGACCCATACCAGCTCACAGAGGGAGATGTAATCGTCTTCAGAGTCCCATGGTCAAGTAACATGGTTGTCCATAGGATAGTGAGGGTAGAGAGAGGTCCTGATGGTCCCTTATTCTACACTAAAGGGGATAACAATGCGATCATCGATCCGGGCTACAGAAAGCCCTCCGATATATACGGTAAAGTCGTCTTCAGAGTACCCCTGATAGGTTCCATCCTAGAGTTTTTCCAA is a window from the Candidatus Korarchaeum sp. genome containing:
- a CDS encoding DNA-directed RNA polymerase subunit P — its product is MYQCLRCGYLFTKEEMEEYFKDYKCPRCGYRILRKVRKEEPKVVKAI
- a CDS encoding TFIIB-type zinc ribbon-containing protein, producing MTCPRCGSKNVVEDPNTGDLICQNCGLILDSSALDFSKDWRAFDSDEYIERAHAGAPITPLRPSFGLDTDIVLTKGASKKSVNQLKRAQKHAADSKEKTIEPALRKIRDAADSLTLPQETIEDAAALYRMAARAGLVKGRSMDAMVAAVIYAACRRTDVPKTLEEISKFFALEEKEVGRSFRFLFRKLRIRIPPPKPENFVYLIASKLSLPEEAATQAIRIIRIAKRNGATMGREPVGVAAAAVYMACQELGIHRTQRELAQAANVTEVTVRNRYKELLAKAKDDWLVEVGEEKLEEIKKRVSEHLKSSQAVQPVK
- a CDS encoding signal peptidase I, whose amino-acid sequence is MSSQRIFREILSLLVIFIVFLTIFQVIIPQISGVPTPFTVVTSGSMKPTLEPGDLVIVVGCDPYQLTEGDVIVFRVPWSSNMVVHRIVRVERGPDGPLFYTKGDNNAIIDPGYRKPSDIYGKVVFRVPLIGSILEFFQLLPVKVAIVSLIVGYLIYDYSKELKSNRDTDLSA
- a CDS encoding C25 family cysteine peptidase, which translates into the protein MLRDIIKPFFLITIILIAIFPILDTTFISHGYSNTVVLVAESPASLVEYIHQVREGIYRFILTNNPERIANLLSNNGLLFKILNKSRGDEIIRGMNPHELAYTLLYASRLGRGIRVEELPLLSEHVREFEIQLLRGKSNVSVVFFSSDGSDYAFLAAYTAILKEASLIDMDAGFDPSYLRGVEDVIVVTTPLWRGNSDRYSKLINYFTKLDEDPYLDVSFGLLTGNYLETPFMMLLSDVILERAGLQAFLGISLIEDLPITRKVERISSILGLHPKVYYPDLSYSNLTEEVVKSLLNVRRSLIYLSLHGNPYTMALRYDGYPVMTAHTVKQLDVFGSIIITLSCNTLKFSDISGPESSVAYSFLDSGALAYVGSTKAEFSLKSEFGTSHPDLLILLLMSGNSLGEAVKIVNNLKIGSSAGQTIESASEVLLGDPTLRIQGMRLPFKTSGGSGRYVIEVEETTPTLFLMLREVGNPSIVSEVPEPHFEWYRDDEGTFIYITTLSTSYAGYFKAGDRIEVKMGKSEGSASILPYFLILSVMVISLIPMLRHR